From Hymenobacter sediminicola:
CCACAGCACTACCTGCCAGCCTTTTTTAGCATCCTTCACCTGTACCACCACATATTTCAGGTGGGCCACGTTAGGCGTGCCGTCGGGCTTATTGGGCTGCGTGATGGTGATGGTGCCATTCACGACGGCCGTTTTGCCATCGTTGTAGGCCCGCACGTTCAGCGCTTCCACCTCAATTTTGTCGTACACGCTTTTGCCGTCGCGGATACTTTGCAGGTATTCGGTTTTGTTGTTCTGCTTGCCGTTGGAATGGGTGTAGACCAGGTCGTCGGCAAACAGCTTTTCCAGCAGTGCGTAGTCTTTTTTCACCTGTGCCTCAAAGCGCTGGCGCTCCAGCATTTCTACCTCCTTGGTAGCCGCCTGGTCTTTCTTGGATTGAGCGAAGGTGAGTACCGGCAGCAGAAATGCCAGTAGTAGCAAGATCTTTTTCATAGCAGACAGAAAGGAAAGTTAGCGAGCAGAAGGCACAGGATCAAGCTCAATTTGCTTCATGCGCGGAGCCAGGAAATGCATCAGCACCCAGGCCAGCAGATACGCACCACCACAAATCAGGAACATGATGAAATAGGCCGTTTCCTTCTGCCCGATGCTTTCGTAGTACACAAACATGCGCTTCTGCACCAACGCCGACAGCAGAATGCCGCCCAGCCCGCCGGCCATGCCGCCGATGCCC
This genomic window contains:
- a CDS encoding nuclear transport factor 2 family protein; its protein translation is MKKILLLLAFLLPVLTFAQSKKDQAATKEVEMLERQRFEAQVKKDYALLEKLFADDLVYTHSNGKQNNKTEYLQSIRDGKSVYDKIEVEALNVRAYNDGKTAVVNGTITITQPNKPDGTPNVAHLKYVVVQVKDAKKGWQVVLWQSQKQPEAKS